The DNA window ACCGGTGAGACACCGTTTTTATTCTTTTTCGCTACAAATGCAGGGAACAGATCATTGTCTGCTGCCGCCTGGATCTGCGCACAAGTTAACATAATAACCGGAACCATCGAAGTCAGAACACCGAACAGCGGACCTCCTACGATAAAAAATGTCAGAAGACCGGAAGGCAGGAATATTTTTCCCACCTCTGAATATAGTGGTTCAGTTGTCAAGACAAAAATCCAAGCTTTTTATAATGAACTGATATATGTAACTGGGTAGGGGAGAAAATCCCCCTTAGGCTGCGTGATCATCCAGTAACAGGATTGGATAATAGCAGGATGCCGGTGTCTGATTATTGAGTGCGGAATGACAACGTTCAAAGTTGTATGTATGCACATATTTCCCAATAGCCTTCCTTGCTTCTCGGATATTGTTGTATTGAGTCAGATATGCTTCCTCGTACTTGAAACTCCGGAACCATCGTTCGATCATGATATTGTCAGCCCACCGGCTTTTACCATCCATGCTTTGACGGATCTGGTTCTCTTTGCGGAAATTCATGTACTCATTGCTTGTAAACTGACAGCCCTGATCCGAATTCAGGATAACAGGTTTTGCCACCATAAACGCCTTTTTTAACGCAGTTATGACCATTCTGGTATCCAGAGTATCATCGACTTCCCAGCCAACGATACAGCGGCTGTACCAGTCAATCACAGCGGTCAGATACAGGAATCCACGCTTAATGGGGATGTATGTAATGTCGATTGACCATGCCTGATTTGGACGGTCGATAACGGCGTTACGTAGCAGATACGGGCAGACTTTAGCCTGTTGCATACGTTTAGAAAGGTTCATTTTTGGATAGATTGGATCGATCCCCATTTCATTCATATAACGGCGCGTTTTCCGGCGGCCAACCTGATACCCACGTTTCTTCAGTTGGGCAGACAATTGTCGTGCTCTCCAGGCCGGGTTATCCATGTGTAAACGATCTATGATTGATTTGCAATCTAACTCCTCCTGAGATATGGGCGTGCCCTTGTAATACACACTGGTACGGTTGATATCAAGAAGCGCAGCTCCTGTTTTAACCGGAAGTTCTTTAGTCTTCAAAAGGTTTTGGACTAAATTTACTCTCGTAGTCAGGTCCAAGTGTTTCTTCAGATTTTTTTTTCAACCAATCCACCTGCATGGTGAGCTGGCCAACTTTTTTCGCATATTCAGCTTTTTCCTTGCGCTCTAAAGCAAGTTTTTCTTTTAGATTATCCTCTCGGGTGTCATCAAAAACCACGGATGCTTTATCGAGGAACTCCTTCTTCCAGTTGCGAAGAAGATTCGGCTGAATATTGTTTTCGGTTGCGATTGTATTTAAGTCTTTTTCTCCTTTGAGCAGTTCAATCACTAATTCTGATTTGAATTTGGCTGAGAAATTTCTTCTTGTTCGAGACATAATAAAAATCCTTCTTTCTGTAGTGTTTACAGTATATCAGATTCATTAAGAAATGTCTCTTGAAGTGTCTTAAATTACGATACCATTATAGAGCGCCGGAACCACCAGCGGAAAGCACCTTTACATTCCAATATGTTTCTATTAATACGAGCAAGGCTACTTCCGATGCGTATGGCAAGTCTGACTTTACATTCCAATATGTTTCTATTAATACGGATTCAGGAAGATAAGACTAACGTTGACAGAACTTTTTTACATTCCAATATGTTTCTATTAATACTTGTATTTCTTGCATTAAATAACTTAGCTGTCTCTTTTACATTCCAATATGTTTCTATTAATACTTTTGTGAAATTGAAAAGACCGTCATTGTTAGGTCCTTTACATTCCAATATGTTTCTATTAATACAAATATATATTACCAAAACCAGTAATTGTTGATGGGCTTTACATTCCAATATGTTTCTATTAATACGCAGATGTTAGAGACAGATGCTCGCTCCGGCTCTCTTTACATTCCAATATGTTTCTATTAATACTAAATTCTTCCTGCTTCTTCTACCGCTTCGCTTATGCTTTACATTCCAATATGTTTCTATTAATACGTTACGCCGTCTTTCGTTGTGCCGACACGGTTTTCTGCTTTACATTCCAATATGTTTCTATTAATACGGTGACAGGGATGCCGGATAAGCCGCTGGGAGTGGGCCTTTACATTCCAATATGTTTCTATTAATACGATTATGGCAGGCGCTTCCGTGATTGCATATATCATCTTTACATTCCAATATGTTTCTATTAATACCAAGATCTACTTCGATCTCCTCCAGACTTTTAGTCTTTACATTCCAATATGTTTCTATTAATACAGAAATAAGAAAATAAAATAGAATAAGGGATCACACCTTTACATTCCAATATGTTTCTATTAATACCGTTATGCGAAAGAACAGTCAGCCGCCAGAGATTTCCTTTACATTCCAATATGTTTCTATTAATACCCATGTCAAACGTGGCTCTAAGGTTGCATATACTTCTTTACATTCCAATATGTTTCTATTAATACTTCTTTAGCACATCATCCGCAAGCTAACGCTCACGCTTTACATTCCAATATGTTTCTATTAATACCTTCAGAAGGCAGGACTTAATCCTGTTCTTTCTGCCTTTACATTCCAATATGTTTCTATTAATACGGCAAGCAGCCAGCGATGGAAATCAAAGCTACTGACTTTACATTCCAATATGTTTCTATTAATACGATCTCGGTTACGTCGAAAAAGGGGACGCCGAAAAAACTTTACATTCCAATATGTTTCTATTAATACAATGATGTAAGTCCGGCAATCTGCCGTCTTCTCATCTTTACATTCCAATATGTTTCTATTGATACGCTGACAGTAAACGGAACGGAAATCACAGCGAATATCTTTACATTCCAATATGTTTCTATTAATACGAAAAAACATGCACGTTGGGTTGGGCACAGAATTACTTTACATTCCAATATGTTTCTATTAATACCGGATTCCAGGGCGTTTTTGGCACTTTCCTGTATAGCCTTTACATTCCAATATGTTTCTATTAATACTCAAAGTGTTCTACATTGAAAAATGGTGGGGCAACCGTCTTTACATTCCAATATGTTTCTATTAATACTAATTGTACCATAATGCAGCGGGATTCCGGCAGCCTTTACATTCCAATATGTTTCTATTAATACGTTTTTCCGATCACTCCGTCCGATTCATACAGATGCCTTTACATTCCAATATGTTTCTATTAATACGGAAATGTCAAGTTTGACAAGACTAATTCTGCAAACTTTACATTCCAATATGTTTCTATTAATACGGTAACGAAAGACGTCTCGACGTCAAACGTATCACCCTTTACATTCCAATATGTTTCTATTAATACCCTTATTCCCGTTACTTCTTTGAATCTTTTTAATTTCTTTACATTCCAATATGTTTCTATTAATACTGACTTTAGCCCTGTAGGAAAAGAATGATGATTGATCTTTACATTCCAATATGTTTCTATTAATACCTATTTCTTCGTTCCGGCTCGTCTCTGCTGGAGTCATCTTTACATTCCAATATGTTTCTATTAATACAAACCACTCATTCCAGATAAGGTTATACGCATTAATCTTTACATTCCAATATGTTTCTATTAATACATGCCTGGATGTCTCACCAACCAAAGAGTACACATCTTTACATTCCAATATGTTTCTATTAATACATAGACAGATCAACGCAGTTCTTCTCGTCAAAGTCCTTTACATTCCAATATGTTTCTATTAATACAAGAAATGCCGATGGTGCGGATCGTGCTCACAAAAACTTTACATTCCAATATGTTTCTATTAATACGCAGAAACAATCGCAGCTCTGACGTCCTTTCCTTTCTCTTTACATTCCAATATGTTTCTATTAATACTTGATCTCGCTGGAACCGTCTGGGAGGTTCATTCTCTCTTTACATTCCAATATGTTTCTATTAATACCATCGCCCGGATCTACGAAGGCATCAACCCGAAAACCTTTACATTCCAATATGTTTCTATTAATACTCACAGTGCCTGATGAGAATACCAGGACTTCCAGCAACTTTACATTCCAATATGTTTCTATTAATACATCGAGCAACATAAGCACATGACTTCCAACACACGTCTTTACATTCCAATATGTTTCTATTAATACCGTCAGTGGCAAACATGGAAGATTTGCTGAAACAACTTTACATTCCAATATGTTTCTATTAATACGGCTCTGCCTGCAGTCAAAAGACTTG is part of the Blautia faecicola genome and encodes:
- a CDS encoding IS3 family transposase; its protein translation is MDLTTRVNLVQNLLKTKELPVKTGAALLDINRTSVYYKGTPISQEELDCKSIIDRLHMDNPAWRARQLSAQLKKRGYQVGRRKTRRYMNEMGIDPIYPKMNLSKRMQQAKVCPYLLRNAVIDRPNQAWSIDITYIPIKRGFLYLTAVIDWYSRCIVGWEVDDTLDTRMVITALKKAFMVAKPVILNSDQGCQFTSNEYMNFRKENQIRQSMDGKSRWADNIMIERWFRSFKYEEAYLTQYNNIREARKAIGKYVHTYNFERCHSALNNQTPASCYYPILLLDDHAA
- a CDS encoding transposase, whose amino-acid sequence is MSRTRRNFSAKFKSELVIELLKGEKDLNTIATENNIQPNLLRNWKKEFLDKASVVFDDTREDNLKEKLALERKEKAEYAKKVGQLTMQVDWLKKKSEETLGPDYESKFSPKPFED